One Candidatus Saccharibacteria bacterium RAAC3_TM7_1 genomic region harbors:
- a CDS encoding hypothetical protein (RAAC3_TM7_1_23), with amino-acid sequence MDFAIALQYVTLGSGVLMIICILLQQRGASLGAGFGSSGELYTTRRGLDKSLFEATVVLSVVFVLSILAGLLLPSITG; translated from the coding sequence ATGGATTTTGCGATCGCATTACAATACGTTACCCTCGGCTCGGGTGTTTTGATGATTATCTGTATCCTACTGCAGCAACGCGGCGCCAGTCTCGGTGCGGGCTTCGGTAGCTCGGGTGAACTTTATACAACGCGTCGTGGGTTGGACAAAAGCTTGTTTGAAGCGACCGTTGTCCTGTCGGTCGTCTTTGTACTTTCGATTTTAGCTGGCTTATTATTGCCGTCGATTACTGGTTAA
- a CDS encoding hypothetical protein (RAAC3_TM7_1_24) gives MRKQFTVFLLRWLLNSFGLWVAVRVFGTGYDPTATIDAGVRVFLLAGLIFSIVNSLLRPVVIVLSLPAILLTLGLFTFIVNGLMVYISLALAPGLAMTFWYSVITGIILSLINYIVSSVLELSHEPTRKEI, from the coding sequence ATGAGAAAACAATTTACGGTCTTTTTGCTCCGCTGGCTGCTGAACTCATTTGGCCTCTGGGTTGCGGTGCGTGTTTTCGGCACAGGCTATGACCCGACAGCAACGATTGATGCCGGAGTAAGGGTCTTTTTGCTCGCTGGTCTAATCTTCTCGATAGTGAACAGCTTGCTTCGCCCGGTTGTTATCGTATTGTCGCTGCCAGCAATTTTATTGACGCTCGGTCTATTCACTTTCATTGTCAATGGCTTGATGGTCTATATATCGCTCGCGTTAGCCCCTGGGCTGGCCATGACGTTCTGGTACTCGGTCATTACCGGGATTATCCTAAGTTTGATAAACTATATAGTAAGCAGCGTGCTGGAGCTGAGTCACGAACCCACGCGGAAGGAGATATAA
- the pepP gene encoding aminopeptidase P (RAAC3_TM7_1_25), translating into MKSIFFTRNRSSLIQGLGGGLIVLSAYNRTQRRSDMAAAFSQEPNFWYLTGIDEPDWLVIIDGTERKSWLVMPETDEVHQVFEGGLSADEAAEQSGISTIIAAKDFDPLLRQLRRKHAAVYTVGPPPEARYFNFVLNPSLKKNQQKLERIFDDVIDCRKDLAKMRAIKQPEEIKAIQRAINVTTAAFESIRHDIESYRYEYEIEADFTHAFRRSGMTGHAYEPIVAAGKNACTLHYIANSGSIKKNALILMDIGAEAGGYAADITRTIQKGTASKRQLAVHRAVEEAQRRIIALLEPELNVEEYQRQVDEVMNEALKQLDLYNGEESIRRYMPHAVSHGLGIDVHDSLGGTRYLKSGMVLTVEPGIYIPEEGIGVRIEDGILITESGHRNLSQRLSTSP; encoded by the coding sequence ATGAAATCTATTTTTTTTACGCGTAATCGGAGTAGTTTAATACAGGGATTGGGTGGCGGGCTTATTGTCTTGTCGGCCTATAATCGCACACAGCGCCGTAGCGACATGGCAGCGGCTTTTTCGCAGGAGCCGAATTTTTGGTATCTGACCGGGATCGATGAGCCGGATTGGCTGGTGATTATCGACGGCACCGAAAGGAAAAGCTGGCTCGTGATGCCGGAAACTGATGAAGTGCACCAAGTGTTCGAAGGCGGCCTTAGTGCAGATGAAGCGGCCGAACAAAGTGGTATATCAACGATCATTGCGGCAAAGGATTTCGACCCATTGCTTCGCCAGCTACGGCGCAAGCACGCTGCTGTCTATACAGTTGGGCCGCCACCAGAAGCACGGTATTTCAATTTTGTCCTCAATCCTAGCCTTAAGAAAAACCAGCAGAAACTAGAGCGGATTTTTGATGACGTGATCGACTGTCGTAAAGACCTTGCAAAAATGCGCGCCATCAAGCAGCCGGAGGAAATCAAGGCCATACAACGAGCTATTAATGTAACGACCGCGGCGTTTGAATCGATACGGCATGATATCGAAAGCTACCGGTATGAATACGAGATCGAAGCTGACTTTACTCATGCTTTCCGTCGAAGTGGGATGACCGGACATGCCTACGAGCCGATTGTGGCAGCGGGTAAAAATGCCTGTACATTGCACTACATTGCCAACAGTGGCTCAATCAAAAAGAACGCGCTGATACTGATGGATATTGGTGCGGAAGCCGGTGGCTACGCAGCTGATATTACGCGTACGATCCAGAAGGGTACGGCCTCGAAACGACAACTGGCTGTTCACCGGGCGGTTGAGGAGGCGCAGCGCCGAATCATTGCTCTTCTCGAACCGGAGCTAAACGTTGAAGAGTATCAGCGCCAAGTTGATGAAGTCATGAATGAAGCGTTAAAACAACTCGATCTTTATAATGGCGAAGAAAGTATTCGGCGCTACATGCCGCACGCCGTCAGTCATGGACTTGGTATCGACGTGCACGATAGCCTCGGGGGGACTCGCTATCTCAAGTCGGGGATGGTACTAACAGTCGAGCCAGGCATCTATATTCCTGAAGAGGGAATTGGCGTGCGCATCGAAGACGGCATCTTAATAACGGAGAGCGGCCACCGTAATTTGAGTCAGCGCTTATCGACAAGCCCGTAG